GATTAGCatattcttttttcaaatctcTTTCCAGTGCTTCGGCAAACAACTTGTCATGGGGCACGCTAAACCAAAAGAACACTTTCTGCTTCTTTTGTGTCCTTAGACATTGATTTTTGTGTAGAAACTTGAGGAAAGGCGACCGTGGATTCTCCAACACAGCGTCGGTACCGCATTTAAGGGCTCGGAGATCACTGAAGATCCCTTCTTCAAATTTCTTTCTATCAATGATGGTTCGTCCAAAGTGGTGGATCTTGTACGCAATACAGCGCACAATGTCTGTTCCCGTGATGAAATACAGATTGTTCCAGTACACACAGGAGACGAACCCTTCTTCCTTGTTCAGAAAGTATCTCCTGATGACTTGGTTTTCGTGCCAGTTTACTGGAGCGGTGGCCAAAAAGAACTTCAGGTCATCAATCAGTCTTAATGAGGTTTCCACAGAACTGACTGGGGTCTCCGGATGATTTTGGTCGCGGGCTGTGGGATTTTCATTCAAAACTGATCCATTCCCTGTCTCTGCCATGACAATTTGAGTATGGTGTGAAGTATAGTTTAACAACGGCTTCAGGCCCACCGAGATGTAACAGAATGATTGAGATTAGAATTGGGCTTTTTTTGTAACTCAGAGAGCACCATCAGGATGTCTCAGGTACTTATATATTTGTTTCAAGAAGAGTTTCCTAATTAATGTGCCAGCTTTCGCGACGGTTACCATTATATATCGTGCGAAAAAAGATAATGCATTAGAAACAATCGCAGATTAAATGTCTGCAGTGTGGAGTTACGCGGGTACCTTTTGTGGCAGCATCATGCAAACAATTGCGACAACCCTGAGACATCTTGTTCTGGCCAATGTTTTTGTAGCCGGATATACGACCGGACCCGAAACGTTTCATCTGATTTGTTTCAGCTCCTCATTTGATCTCTTCAGATCAATCGCGCTCTTTGAACTCATGTTCTGCCACATGGACGTGTATCGTATCTAATCCGATGTCCGAAATTGGGGCTGCTTTTTCCACAGAATCCTGTGCTGTCACATCTGCTTTGGTTGCATTGTGGTCCCGCAAGCAGCAATGTATCGCAGCAATGGCCATTTTCAGTAATAATAAAATACTAATGCCGGTGGATCATATGGACTTCATCACATTAAGAAACCCAATATCACACATGCAGCTCTCAATTACTCTTTTCTATTAATTATCAGGTGTCGTATTTGACGCATTCAGAACACGCCTCAATACTACGTCCTAATCCCCCAACCTGCTACCGCCAAGGGCCCTACCTTGACTTAGGCTTGtgtttcttctcttcttcggGCTCCTGATCGCGCACCAGTTCGTCTTTTATTATTCTCTTCCAGTCGGCATACCGTCTAGAGTACTGCTCCATGTGCCAGTTCTTCCACACTTGGCGGCCGTAGCCActgtttttcaagatctcGCGATTGTCAAAGAGGATTTTCGCAACCCTGTCTTTATACATATTAAGTCCAAATGTGAATCCCCATAAACAATCAACGATGTGTGATCCAGTTGCATGGCATGCCAGTTCTGCGATGATGTCTGTTAGTTTGTTGAGTATTTTCTTGCGCCTGATTGTGTCGACGTCTTTGCTTAAACACTTCTCCACAACGTGCGAAAAGACGCCGTGCTTGCACATGgccttcagcttgtcggGCTCCATGGCAATCAATGCATCAACACACTCTTGCAAGAACTTTGAATCGTATGAGACaagcttctccaaaaagagtGCTCGCCGACGCTCATCTGCTGTAGGCCAGTCGTCTCTTGTGTTCCCCAGCGTGGACGTCGAAAGTCTGAGAACGCTTTCGAATATGTCTGAATCCTCGCCAAGACGGAAAAACTGAATGAACTTTTCCACGATTTCTGGCTTCAGATGATCTCCGCGTTCCTGTGAAGTATCCATGATGCTCTGACCAAAGTCAAACCCATTGACAATGAGCTCGTTGAGATGCGgaaccagctcgtccaatAGGAACTTTTGGTCTGCGGGCTTGAGCTTCTTCAATAATGCTCGAATCACGTATGCCCCGGTGGTTTCACGCTTGGCAAGCTTCAAAACACGGTCTTTCATATAAAACTGGAACAAACGTTCGACGTTCTTGTGACGCTGTGTGGAGATCACTGTCTCCAAAAAATGAGAGCCAACAGCGTCCGACAGCAGGTACTCCACAAACGCTTCTTCTTTCGAGTCCTTTTCGTGCGAAACCACGTTGAAAGTTTTGCACCACAGCGTACGATCTTTGTCAACAATACCTTCAAGCTGTATCAGGAGCTGAATCACCGGAGACCCAATCTT
This portion of the Ogataea parapolymorpha DL-1 chromosome IV, whole genome shotgun sequence genome encodes:
- a CDS encoding Nucleolar protein 9, encoding MGKPRGRRDKRKEKLEEDIEETQATNIKEATPFFGLLDSTELEYFKQAESTLNINAFSSSEEREYFVAGVYEESKGKELKLVTNQICSKLVERLVLVATERQMKQLFSAFNGHFVQLCCQKYSSHVMETYLVRMAMYVEKQMTSEPEEPDADEEYVSMENMLLFLLAEIKPQLDNLIVHRYASHVLRVILLILGGKQLPSTVESNSVLRSKKSKIARKMIDIKDNEDYKRSYMTPSSFKDELADILRLVNEQHDTKSLRELAIDKIGSPVIQLLIQLEGIVDKDRTLWCKTFNVVSHEKDSKEEAFVEYLLSDAVGSHFLETVISTQRHKNVERLFQFYMKDRVLKLAKRETTGAYVIRALLKKLKPADQKFLLDELVPHLNELIVNGFDFGQSIMDTSQERGDHLKPEIVEKFIQFFRLGEDSDIFESVLRLSTSTLGNTRDDWPTADERRRALFLEKLVSYDSKFLQECVDALIAMEPDKLKAMCKHGVFSHVVEKCLSKDVDTIRRKKILNKLTDIIAELACHATGSHIVDCLWGFTFGLNMYKDRVAKILFDNREILKNSGYGRQVWKNWHMEQYSRRYADWKRIIKDELVRDQEPEEEKKHKPKSR